From Euwallacea similis isolate ESF13 chromosome 11, ESF131.1, whole genome shotgun sequence, the proteins below share one genomic window:
- the LOC136412170 gene encoding zinc finger protein ZFP2-like gives MVEMDLKDIKMDLSQYLASPLQIEKVCRACLLEKGNMRPLFGACLDEMLQSFSGIKISEEDGLPNHMCVQCVLQCSRAYTFKQLCEKSDSVLRQFASTEFQDMLRQYQEQEISRSQAKKELEEQLRFRSPSPEKIFLETKPFGSDSDAFETVITTEQQAVMQKTEICDEYYTIVETFDGNEEVDNDNTPNEDTGDELNYQIDLNTLKQYTESDSSKPKSKDLKYKCTKCDAQYHLRVDLKVHMMSHPKDLDHICSVCNKAFAESRILKRHQKIHLDHKPHHCDQCDMSFAESSNLSKHKKKHTGELRNIQGKPHLCSVCGRAFKWASSLHKHMKYHTGHKLLSCTYCPKQYVEARSLKIHLRSHTGERPYECRVCQKSFTQSCNLEKHLRVHTGEKPYICPVCNKGFTQSGYVGIHMRTHTGDRPYVCQTCGKAFSGSNTLTLHQRIHTGEKPYTCEICGKKFSRHETLTIHIRSHTGDKPHICKLCDKGFTSSGQLSGHMKTHTGEKPHVCEMCGKKFAGSNSLKVHMKAHLVPTEREEVVQTVQYTCKLCNKNFDDNNTFNEHILDEHTIQATTIQIKREDLENIEAMEVAEIITADNQTIQVQTITQI, from the exons ATGGTCGAAATGGATTTAAAAGACATAAAAATGGACTTGTCTCAGTATTTGGCGTCTCCATTGCAGATAGAAAAGGTTTGTCGGGCCTGTTTACTGGAGAAAGGTAACATGAGACCCCTTTTCGGTGCCTGTCTCGATGAAATGCTCCAGAGCTTTTCGGGAattaag ATTTCAGAAGAAGATGGTTTACCCAACCACATGTGCGTGCAATGTGTTCTTCAATGCAGTAGAGCATACACATTCAAACAACTATGTGAAAAATCCGATTCAGTACTTAGGCAGTTTGCCAGCACGGAGTTTCAG gaTATGCTAAGACAATACCAAGAACAAGAAATCTCAAGAAGTCAAGCTAAAAAGGAATTAGAAGAACAGTTAAGATTCCGATCCCCATCGCCAGAAAAGATATTTCTCGAAACCAAGCCATTCGGCAGTGACTCTGATGCCTTTGAAACCGTTATTACTACAGAGCAACAAGCTGTAATGCAAAAGACGGAG ATTTGTGATGAGTATTACACAATAGTGGAAACATTCGATGGCAATGAAGAGGTTGATAATGATAATACACCTAATGAAGACACAGGGGACGAGTTGAACTACCAAATTGACTTAAACACTCTTAAGCAATATACTGAAAGTGATTCTTCAAAACCAAAAAGTAAAGATCTGAAATACAAATGCACAAAGTGTGATGCACAGTATCATTTAAGAGTTGATTTaaag GTTCATATGATGTCACATCCCAAGGATTTAGACCACATTTGTAGTGTATGTAATAAAGCATTTGCAGAATCTCGCATTTTGAAACGACATCAGAAGATTCATTTGGACCACAAACCTCATCACTGTGATCAATGCGATATGTCTTTTGCAGAGAGCTCTAATTTGAGTaaacataaaaagaaacataCAGGAGAGCTGAGGAATATTCAG GGAAAACCCCATTTGTGTTCAGTCTGTGGCAGAGCTTTCAAATGGGCTTCTAGTTTACACAAACACATGAAATATCACACAGGTCATAAACTGCTGAGCTGCACCTACTGTCCTAAACAGTATGTTGAAGCAAGAAGTCTGAAGATTCATTTAAGATCGCATACTGGAGAACGGCCATACGAATGTCGAGTTTGTCAGAAATCTTTCACTCAAAGCTGTAATctagaaaaacatttaaggGTGCATACTGGAGAAAAACCATATATTTGCCCTGTTTGTAATAAAGG ATTTACTCAGTCAGGGTACGTGGGGATTCACATGCGCACACATACTGGAGACCGACCCTACGTTTGTCAGACATGTGGAAAAGCATTTTCAGGGTCTAATACATTAACCCTTCACCAAAGAATTCATACAGGGGAAAAACCATACACTTGTGAGATTTGCGGGAAGAAATTCAGTAGACACGAAACTTTAACAATCCATATAAG gtcTCATACAGGGGATAAACCGCATATTTGCAAGTTATGCGACAAAGGATTTACGTCGTCGGGACAGCTCTCCGGTCATATGAAAACTCATACTGGGGAGAAGCCTCATGTCTGTGAAATGTGCGgaaaaaa atttgcAGGTAGCAATAGCTTAAAAGTCCACATGAAAGCTCACTTAGTGCCAACAGAACGTGAAGAAGTCGTGCAAACTGTTCAGTATACGTGCAAAttgtgtaataaaaattttgatgacAACAATACTTTTAATGAACACATACTTGATGAGCACACTATACAGGCAACTACGATACAAATCAAACGTGAGGATTTAGAGAACATAGAAGCTATGGAAGTCGCCGAAATTAT AACAGCAGATAATCAGACAATTCAAGTGCAAACAATTACTCAAATATAG